A section of the Gottschalkia purinilytica genome encodes:
- a CDS encoding phage tail protein, with protein sequence MSDNFGLKIGIEGEKEFKNALRDINQSFKVLGSEMKLVSSEFDRNDKSVQAITARNEVLNKAIEAQKDKISTLEAALKNASESFGENDRRTQNWAIQLNNAKAQLNDMERELEETADEADDLGEELEDTGNIADETGSKFEKLGGVLKGIGVAMGTVAVAAGAAAIKLGKEVVAQFGELEQNLGGSEAVFGQYAASIQKTGEEAYKNLGVSQSEYLATANKMGALFQGSGIEQRKSLELTEKAMQRAADMASVMGIDMQVALDSVAGAAKGNFTMMDNLGVAMNATNIEAYALAKGLDFTWNTATQAEKAEVAMQMFFENTEQYAGNFARESTETVTGSLGLLQAALGSFTAGLGNADADMTNLTQNLVDAFQSVVANIVPVLENIVTALPTATGAILSAVGDLLPMLLRTVTELFSQVLEVILSLLPELIPATVEAVMTIVGALIDNLPLLINAAVELVTALVEGIGLALPKLIPATVLAVTQIVQGLTDNLPMILEAAFQLIMGLAQGLVDAIPQLIAALPAIITALVDFIIGSIPQIIDAGIQLLVSLVEALPEIIAAIVAAIPQIIDGLVKAILSSIPQIIDAGVNLLISLIQNLPLIITTVVAAIPKIITSLVNAIIGSIPQIIQAGIQLLVSLIKNLPTIIVEVVKAVPQIIAALVKGFTGSIGQMAQVGGNLIKGLWQGISDAGAWLWGKISGFFGGVVDKIKNFFGIRSPSALFAGLGDNMAQGLGQGFEKTMAQVGEDMQNAIPTDFDTPGINLSSSINGSVGTGGFGGSLITIQQMIVRSEDDIRRISQELYNLMETGSRAQGRFNPA encoded by the coding sequence ATGTCTGATAATTTTGGCTTAAAGATTGGCATTGAGGGAGAAAAAGAGTTTAAGAATGCCCTTCGTGATATCAATCAGTCCTTTAAGGTTCTAGGTAGTGAGATGAAACTCGTGTCCTCGGAATTTGATAGAAATGATAAAAGTGTTCAGGCTATAACCGCTCGAAATGAAGTTTTGAACAAAGCCATTGAAGCACAGAAGGATAAAATCTCTACACTGGAAGCCGCTCTAAAAAATGCTTCTGAGAGCTTTGGCGAGAACGATAGACGTACACAAAATTGGGCTATTCAGCTGAATAATGCAAAAGCCCAACTTAATGATATGGAACGAGAACTAGAAGAGACAGCTGATGAAGCAGATGATCTTGGAGAGGAACTTGAGGATACAGGTAATATTGCAGATGAGACTGGTAGCAAGTTTGAGAAGCTGGGCGGTGTCCTTAAAGGTATCGGTGTGGCGATGGGTACAGTTGCTGTTGCCGCAGGAGCTGCTGCGATTAAGCTTGGTAAAGAGGTAGTTGCTCAGTTCGGAGAGTTAGAACAGAACCTCGGTGGCTCTGAGGCGGTATTCGGTCAATATGCCGCATCAATTCAAAAAACTGGTGAAGAGGCTTACAAAAATCTCGGTGTTTCCCAAAGTGAGTATCTTGCTACGGCAAACAAAATGGGTGCATTGTTCCAAGGCTCTGGCATAGAACAGCGCAAAAGCCTTGAACTGACAGAAAAAGCTATGCAACGAGCAGCGGATATGGCATCTGTAATGGGTATTGATATGCAAGTGGCACTGGACTCAGTAGCAGGAGCAGCAAAGGGTAATTTCACCATGATGGATAACCTTGGTGTTGCTATGAATGCTACCAATATCGAGGCCTATGCACTGGCAAAAGGCCTAGATTTCACTTGGAATACAGCTACACAAGCAGAAAAGGCTGAAGTCGCAATGCAAATGTTCTTTGAAAACACAGAGCAATATGCAGGCAACTTTGCACGAGAATCTACAGAAACCGTCACAGGTTCGCTTGGCTTACTCCAAGCCGCACTCGGATCGTTTACAGCAGGACTTGGCAATGCTGATGCAGATATGACGAATTTGACACAGAATCTTGTAGATGCATTTCAATCGGTTGTTGCTAATATTGTCCCAGTTTTAGAAAATATCGTAACTGCATTACCTACGGCAACAGGTGCGATATTATCAGCTGTGGGAGACTTGCTTCCTATGCTTCTGAGGACTGTTACGGAATTGTTTTCTCAAGTACTGGAGGTAATTCTGAGTCTTTTGCCAGAACTCATTCCAGCTACTGTTGAAGCTGTAATGACGATTGTTGGGGCATTGATTGATAATCTACCACTCCTAATTAATGCTGCAGTGGAACTGGTCACTGCACTTGTAGAAGGCATCGGGTTGGCTTTACCAAAACTCATACCAGCAACAGTTCTTGCTGTAACACAGATTGTACAAGGATTAACTGACAACTTGCCAATGATACTGGAGGCAGCCTTTCAGCTTATTATGGGGCTAGCCCAAGGTCTAGTTGACGCTATTCCGCAGTTAATTGCCGCATTACCCGCCATCATTACCGCTTTAGTTGACTTTATTATTGGTTCCATTCCGCAGATTATCGATGCAGGTATACAGCTTTTGGTTTCACTAGTTGAAGCATTGCCGGAAATCATTGCAGCAATAGTTGCTGCAATCCCACAGATAATTGATGGTTTAGTTAAGGCGATACTTAGCTCAATCCCCCAAATAATTGATGCCGGGGTGAATCTGTTGATTTCCTTAATTCAAAATTTACCACTCATCATCACTACTGTGGTGGCGGCGATACCTAAGATTATTACCTCGCTTGTCAATGCAATTATTGGTAGTATCCCACAGATAATTCAAGCGGGTATACAACTTTTAGTATCACTGATTAAAAACCTACCTACTATTATCGTAGAGGTTGTCAAAGCTGTCCCACAGATAATCGCAGCTTTAGTAAAGGGTTTTACGGGTTCAATTGGGCAGATGGCTCAAGTTGGTGGCAATCTCATCAAGGGTCTATGGCAGGGAATCTCTGATGCGGGTGCATGGCTCTGGGGGAAAATATCCGGCTTCTTCGGTGGTGTGGTGGATAAAATCAAAAACTTCTTTGGCATCCGCTCACCTTCTGCACTTTTTGCAGGACTTGGTGACAATATGGCACAGGGGCTTGGGCAAGGCTTTGAGAAGACGATGGCGCAGGTTGGTGAGGATATGCAAAACGCTATCCCCACAGACTTTGACACACCAGGTATAAACCTTAGTAGCTCTATCAATGGGTCAGTCGGTACTGGGGGCTTTGGTGGTTCGCTTATCACCATACAGCAGATGATAGTTCGATCCGAGGACGATATCCGCAGGATTTCACAGGAACTGTACAACTTGATGGAAACTGGCTCGAGGGCGCAAGGACGCTTCAATCCCGCTTAA
- a CDS encoding distal tail protein Dit, whose translation MGFTFNGISSQSMSIKARLTYWQASPSLRNSFVTIPGKPGVADFGSDIAEKIITVHCNVYPQYKFSKLVSVMDSLAEWLNPERGVQQLVLDDVPDRYFTARLSEAVDCDRLILSAGAFDLKFVCPDPHAYALTDETYSISVMGESTVTRLKGNADSEPVYLVKGIIPSGTNTYVSIQTNNEEIRVIGPLYDGETLIIDTGKVTAKVVDTSGETLRNGLPLMQELNFPVLRKGNNTVTITPVGADFTELKIQAKSRWR comes from the coding sequence ATGGGGTTCACATTTAACGGCATATCATCGCAATCAATGAGTATCAAGGCTAGGCTGACATACTGGCAAGCATCACCCTCATTGCGAAACTCCTTTGTAACGATACCTGGCAAGCCCGGTGTAGCTGACTTTGGCAGCGATATTGCAGAGAAAATAATCACAGTTCATTGCAATGTCTACCCACAATATAAATTTTCTAAACTGGTATCTGTTATGGATAGCCTTGCTGAATGGCTAAATCCTGAACGTGGGGTGCAACAACTCGTTTTAGACGATGTACCTGACCGTTATTTTACTGCTCGTCTGTCAGAAGCTGTGGACTGTGACAGACTCATTCTTTCAGCCGGTGCATTTGATTTGAAGTTTGTTTGCCCAGATCCTCATGCCTACGCTTTAACGGATGAAACCTATAGCATATCGGTCATGGGAGAAAGTACCGTTACAAGGCTTAAAGGGAATGCCGACTCTGAGCCTGTGTACTTGGTAAAAGGAATAATTCCATCAGGAACAAACACATATGTTTCCATTCAGACTAACAATGAAGAAATTCGTGTTATTGGCCCTTTGTATGATGGTGAAACATTAATCATTGATACAGGAAAGGTCACAGCAAAGGTCGTTGATACTAGCGGCGAAACACTCCGTAACGGTCTACCGCTTATGCAAGAACTCAATTTCCCTGTACTTCGTAAGGGTAACAATACTGTGACGATTACTCCTGTAGGAGCGGATTTTACGGAACTTAAAATACAAGCAAAAAGCCGATGGAGGTGA
- a CDS encoding phage tail spike protein, which produces MAIKSILTSQTDFTGEFPVSENTLALWRFNESGPDSDVKLVDASGHGRHVTISGWSGTSASLPSGRYGRFFRQNIVNPTSEKTHLIAKNDGTFFSNLGDKVAVGGWINPTTYSVGQTFIPLFNTRQGPGQPILYLSLYQGRPRMMLYNSSGSLILDQSETPSFNMVNGGWYFIAAIIEVNTKTSQFILCNRADGTVWIAPKRTFTGTLNPSCTADIVIGMHANQYYYAGGFDDWFIEVNSQLTIEGLERHFKQSMLANGGDTSGAVDAITEPGVVTLLKDTNNRYPESGQLTTIATECSLAGSGRVSVTSEYTAGVTSISSIETATSDDLQDWSAWQEVGSNGELVSPNRNFIRYRITLSTIDPLVTPKLLDITLHDIPKAPYEKLGFARPVVLDENGAWEAVLENAYDIIVTGEINGADTLEFKLPWNDSKRVYLDNEKQVQVAHDIYRIRTLTDEKGADGTGILTTVYAEAAFYDLTFSDEKQPREFNADLPSVPMSYALEGTGWSIGVVDVTTKRTWQCQEKNALAILRMTQQIHGGDLVFDSRNRLVNLLTFSGRDSGALFAYKKNLTSIKRVVDTRSLVTRLYAHGKDGMTFATINSGKEYVENYEYCNEVRVSTLDLSNFTNPYQMLEFTNMRLAEYSKPRVSYVLSAMDLSVLTGYEHERWSLGDIVTVDDRDLNLTIKTRVVRRQYNLQEPWKTVLELSSKLRELGDTSSSILADQLDQSNLIGQEIKDMVPFNHLRNSRADDGFAYWQNSGFEVDTEKGVTGTASFKAVGSATATKSMAQTVYPASRRNYTISAQIGSDNLQKGPDGQVGIEVVFEFEDGTTETRFIDLY; this is translated from the coding sequence ATGGCAATTAAATCAATATTGACATCACAAACTGACTTTACGGGTGAGTTTCCTGTAAGTGAGAATACCCTTGCCCTTTGGCGATTCAATGAGTCTGGACCTGACTCCGATGTTAAACTTGTAGATGCGAGTGGCCACGGTCGGCACGTCACTATATCGGGATGGTCTGGCACATCGGCAAGTCTCCCAAGCGGTCGTTATGGACGATTTTTTCGTCAGAATATTGTTAATCCGACATCAGAGAAAACCCACTTAATTGCAAAGAATGATGGTACATTTTTCTCCAATCTAGGCGATAAAGTCGCAGTAGGTGGATGGATAAACCCAACTACCTACTCTGTGGGACAGACCTTTATTCCGCTGTTTAATACAAGACAGGGCCCGGGTCAACCTATTCTATACTTGTCTCTGTACCAGGGCAGACCTCGAATGATGTTATATAACTCTTCTGGTTCACTGATTCTCGACCAGAGTGAAACACCAAGTTTTAACATGGTTAACGGCGGGTGGTACTTTATCGCAGCAATTATTGAAGTGAATACCAAGACATCGCAGTTTATTCTTTGTAACCGAGCAGACGGCACAGTCTGGATTGCGCCTAAACGGACATTCACGGGAACATTAAACCCATCTTGCACAGCCGATATTGTGATTGGAATGCATGCAAATCAGTATTATTATGCAGGTGGATTTGATGATTGGTTCATTGAAGTGAATTCACAGCTTACAATTGAGGGTTTAGAACGACATTTCAAGCAGTCAATGCTTGCCAACGGTGGTGATACCAGTGGTGCGGTTGATGCTATAACAGAGCCAGGTGTGGTAACACTCCTCAAGGATACTAACAACAGATATCCTGAAAGTGGGCAGCTTACGACTATAGCTACAGAATGTTCTCTTGCAGGTAGTGGTCGGGTGTCTGTAACCTCGGAATATACTGCAGGTGTGACTTCAATTTCTTCTATAGAGACGGCTACGTCAGACGATTTGCAGGATTGGTCGGCGTGGCAGGAGGTGGGTTCCAACGGTGAACTGGTTTCTCCAAACCGTAACTTTATTCGTTATAGGATTACACTTTCAACTATTGATCCCTTGGTTACACCGAAACTTTTGGATATCACACTTCACGACATACCGAAAGCTCCATATGAAAAACTGGGTTTTGCTAGGCCTGTCGTGCTGGACGAGAATGGCGCATGGGAAGCAGTACTTGAAAATGCATATGACATCATCGTAACGGGAGAGATTAATGGCGCAGATACTTTGGAATTCAAACTGCCATGGAATGATAGCAAGCGTGTATATTTAGATAATGAAAAACAGGTTCAGGTTGCACATGACATTTATCGCATAAGGACACTGACAGATGAAAAAGGAGCAGATGGAACAGGGATTCTGACCACTGTATATGCGGAAGCAGCATTTTATGATTTAACCTTTTCAGATGAAAAACAGCCGCGAGAGTTTAATGCCGATTTACCCTCCGTTCCAATGAGTTATGCGTTGGAAGGCACAGGATGGTCTATTGGTGTAGTTGATGTCACTACCAAACGGACATGGCAATGCCAAGAGAAGAATGCATTGGCCATACTCAGAATGACGCAACAGATTCACGGTGGAGACTTAGTATTTGATAGTCGAAACCGTCTTGTAAATTTACTTACATTTAGTGGTAGAGATAGTGGTGCATTATTTGCCTATAAGAAAAACCTTACAAGTATCAAGAGGGTTGTTGATACCCGCTCTCTGGTGACAAGGCTATATGCCCATGGTAAAGATGGCATGACCTTTGCCACTATCAATAGTGGCAAGGAATATGTAGAAAACTATGAATATTGCAATGAGGTGCGGGTTTCAACACTCGATCTTTCGAACTTCACAAATCCTTATCAAATGCTTGAGTTTACGAATATGCGACTTGCAGAGTACTCAAAGCCTCGTGTCTCCTATGTGCTATCGGCGATGGATTTGTCTGTGCTGACAGGTTATGAGCATGAAAGGTGGTCACTTGGCGACATTGTGACGGTGGATGATAGAGATTTAAATCTTACTATCAAAACAAGGGTTGTTCGCAGACAATATAATCTTCAGGAGCCGTGGAAAACAGTGCTTGAGTTATCATCAAAACTTCGTGAACTTGGGGATACGTCATCTAGCATTCTCGCTGATCAGCTTGACCAAAGCAACCTCATTGGGCAGGAAATCAAAGATATGGTGCCGTTCAACCACCTGCGTAATAGTAGAGCAGACGATGGCTTCGCTTACTGGCAGAATTCAGGTTTTGAGGTGGACACTGAAAAAGGTGTGACCGGTACAGCTTCCTTTAAAGCGGTAGGCTCTGCAACTGCTACAAAAAGTATGGCTCAAACAGTATATCCTGCATCCCGCCGTAACTACACCATATCAGCACAAATAGGCTCAGATAACCTCCAAAAAGGCCCAGATGGACAAGTGGGTATCGAAGTAGTGTTTGAGTTTGAGGACGGAACTACTGAAACGAGATTTATTGACCTATATTAA
- a CDS encoding glycosyl hydrolase family 18 protein, which produces MKDYIKGKRCMVWSFMGNARMYQALNDYGDRLDTVGIFTFEVDITGTITETGTSVSSLTPYRTKWPHIKWLLTIMNHGTESIFTALRNNEGGAKSKFLSEIVRIMNKHPWCAGVDIDLERGGGFENRAAANALFADIYSTVKNYDSSKLVNICLPGMTGVQGSVGGENWCVYADLNDYCDTAAIMSYGMAWAGSAPGPVSPRSWLEGIYNYAIIAMSPQKVYMGLPGYGWNWQIYDYPSNLGKTYRGTSNTYYAAKNWMTGVYNFTNDQPPQPFIPIIAYWDDHDKVPWALPHVYDYMEGWDAVSREAPIIAETYNRRKYLTCYGKTQKSEFGTIYVNRDGEPDSYTDGVVVGNGMITLSSSEGKAEYNFTIDKSGTYDVVVQLCFPFWDKNGITIAIDGTVVSYSENRLWWPYWRKTFWAELATNVNLLAGTHSITIEGGVVGTQFYGFRVCSNFSEYPSAGEATFSLSPRSFKDVNGNMAVPDKGFKLTTEVLRRKPDSALAWYEDFRDPFILPESYWQTLSGSWSVWQNPDDNGNRPYSQLEGSGQLAWKYDSFSDVHIRARIAFPMSGSGRAGVFCGNVFCCINIDAQQVELYQGSTLLGSYPASYYKTSDADIRTNPNMYLIEMRKRGNKVRVYSGNSNTLRFTANISSTGGYCGIQSDGHIKCELLRLGDAWTYEPYEAFDVTMPDGSLMQYGRIARNGVTWDSKFHVFTLTADVEEASTRSEDISMDYDFYHSNLLQIPCNADYTAKVIPRDINVWISRLFLGDADGFSILYYQDVDSLVYWSNEAAYRWDLRGIAIWSLGQEDMRLWEALPKQI; this is translated from the coding sequence ATGAAAGATTATATTAAGGGTAAACGCTGTATGGTATGGTCCTTCATGGGCAATGCTCGGATGTATCAGGCTTTGAACGATTACGGTGACCGCTTAGATACTGTTGGTATTTTCACTTTTGAGGTAGACATCACAGGTACGATAACGGAAACAGGTACTAGCGTTTCTTCCCTTACTCCATATCGTACAAAGTGGCCACATATCAAATGGTTACTTACCATTATGAATCATGGGACAGAGAGCATATTTACGGCTCTGAGAAATAACGAAGGTGGTGCAAAGTCGAAATTCCTCTCAGAAATAGTACGTATTATGAACAAACACCCTTGGTGTGCAGGTGTAGATATCGATTTAGAGCGCGGTGGCGGATTTGAGAACCGTGCTGCCGCAAATGCTCTATTTGCTGATATATACTCGACTGTTAAAAACTATGATTCATCAAAACTGGTCAATATCTGCTTACCTGGAATGACGGGTGTGCAAGGATCAGTTGGTGGAGAAAATTGGTGTGTTTATGCCGACCTTAACGATTATTGTGATACGGCAGCAATCATGAGTTATGGCATGGCATGGGCAGGTTCAGCTCCAGGCCCAGTATCACCAAGGAGCTGGCTTGAAGGTATCTACAATTATGCTATTATAGCTATGTCACCACAAAAAGTATATATGGGTTTACCTGGTTACGGTTGGAATTGGCAGATTTACGACTATCCATCCAACCTAGGTAAGACTTATCGCGGTACATCGAACACTTACTATGCAGCTAAGAACTGGATGACTGGGGTGTATAACTTTACAAATGATCAGCCTCCACAACCATTTATCCCAATCATTGCCTACTGGGATGATCACGATAAAGTACCATGGGCGCTGCCACATGTCTACGATTATATGGAAGGCTGGGACGCAGTATCACGAGAAGCTCCTATTATTGCTGAAACATATAATCGGCGAAAATATCTTACTTGTTATGGGAAAACACAAAAGTCGGAGTTTGGAACTATATATGTTAACCGAGATGGTGAACCAGACAGCTACACAGATGGTGTTGTGGTTGGTAATGGAATGATCACTCTTTCGTCAAGTGAAGGTAAAGCGGAGTACAACTTTACAATTGACAAATCAGGTACTTATGATGTAGTTGTACAGCTTTGCTTTCCGTTCTGGGATAAGAATGGTATCACAATTGCAATTGACGGTACAGTGGTTAGCTACTCAGAGAATCGTCTGTGGTGGCCATACTGGAGGAAAACTTTCTGGGCAGAACTTGCCACTAATGTAAATCTCCTAGCAGGAACACATAGCATCACGATTGAAGGTGGTGTAGTTGGTACTCAATTTTATGGTTTCCGGGTTTGTTCTAATTTTAGTGAATATCCTTCTGCTGGAGAGGCAACCTTCAGTTTATCTCCACGAAGCTTCAAAGACGTAAATGGTAACATGGCTGTTCCCGACAAAGGGTTTAAGCTTACTACAGAGGTTTTGCGCCGTAAGCCGGATTCAGCGTTAGCTTGGTATGAAGACTTTAGAGATCCCTTCATCCTGCCAGAAAGCTACTGGCAGACGTTATCGGGGAGTTGGAGTGTATGGCAAAATCCTGATGACAATGGCAATCGCCCGTATTCTCAGCTTGAAGGAAGTGGTCAGCTTGCCTGGAAATACGACAGCTTTAGTGATGTGCATATTCGTGCTAGAATTGCCTTTCCTATGAGCGGTAGCGGAAGAGCAGGAGTGTTTTGTGGGAATGTGTTTTGTTGTATCAACATTGATGCCCAACAAGTGGAGCTTTACCAAGGCTCTACATTACTTGGTAGTTATCCGGCAAGTTACTATAAGACTTCAGATGCTGACATCCGCACAAATCCGAATATGTATCTCATTGAAATGAGGAAACGTGGAAATAAGGTGCGTGTCTACTCTGGGAATTCCAACACACTCCGTTTTACTGCAAACATCTCAAGTACGGGTGGCTATTGTGGGATTCAGTCCGATGGGCATATAAAATGTGAACTTCTCCGCTTGGGAGATGCATGGACTTATGAACCTTACGAAGCCTTTGATGTCACCATGCCAGACGGATCACTTATGCAGTATGGCAGAATTGCTAGGAATGGTGTAACTTGGGATAGTAAGTTTCATGTATTTACTCTTACAGCTGATGTAGAGGAAGCCTCCACCAGAAGTGAGGATATTTCCATGGATTATGACTTTTATCATAGTAATCTCTTGCAGATACCATGCAATGCAGATTATACAGCGAAGGTTATACCAAGGGACATCAACGTCTGGATATCTCGGCTGTTTCTCGGTGATGCAGATGGCTTTTCAATTTTGTACTATCAAGATGTGGATTCGCTGGTCTACTGGTCAAACGAAGCGGCTTATCGTTGGGACTTACGGGGTATTGCTATCTGGTCATTGGGACAGGAAGATATGCGGCTATGGGAAGCTTTGCCAAAACAAATATAG
- a CDS encoding phage holin family protein: protein MKEIWNWIQVTFAAIGGWLGYFLGGWDGFLYALLTFVVIDYITGLMCAVLDKKLSSEVGFRGIFKKVLIFSLVAIGHIIDKNVIGDGSVIRTAVIFFYLSNEGISILENAVHIGLPVPQRLKDILEQLHNRSDKEDYK from the coding sequence ATGAAGGAAATTTGGAACTGGATTCAAGTGACATTTGCTGCTATTGGTGGTTGGCTTGGGTATTTCCTCGGAGGATGGGACGGATTTTTATATGCTTTACTTACTTTTGTTGTGATTGATTACATCACAGGTTTAATGTGTGCTGTGCTTGATAAAAAGCTATCCAGTGAGGTAGGCTTTCGCGGCATATTCAAGAAAGTACTCATCTTTTCACTGGTAGCAATCGGTCACATTATTGATAAAAACGTTATTGGAGATGGCTCTGTTATACGAACAGCGGTCATCTTTTTTTATCTTTCAAATGAAGGCATATCCATACTTGAAAATGCTGTTCATATTGGTTTGCCTGTACCACAGAGACTCAAGGATATATTAGAGCAGCTTCACAACAGAAGCGACAAGGAGGACTATAAATGA
- a CDS encoding N-acetylmuramoyl-L-alanine amidase — protein MNLRKLILTNNACYRAGRTIKPKGIMVHSTGANNPNLKRYVGPDDGLLGKNQYNNHWNQDKPGGRQVCVHAFIGKLADGSIATYQTLPWNHRGWHAGGAANNTHIGFEICEDGLTDASYFSAVYKEAVELCVYLCKLYGFSERDIICHSEGYRRGIASNHADVMHWFPKHGKSMDTFRAEVKKLLSAENKTVEPVKKKYYRVQIGAYSDKSNANAQLAKAKKAGFTDAFIKYD, from the coding sequence ATGAATCTACGTAAACTGATACTTACAAACAATGCCTGCTATAGGGCAGGCAGAACTATAAAGCCCAAGGGCATTATGGTGCATTCAACAGGGGCGAATAACCCAAACCTAAAACGCTATGTTGGCCCAGACGATGGCTTGCTAGGAAAGAACCAGTATAACAACCATTGGAATCAAGACAAACCTGGAGGCCGTCAAGTTTGTGTTCATGCCTTTATTGGTAAATTAGCAGATGGTTCCATTGCTACCTATCAAACATTGCCTTGGAATCACCGAGGTTGGCATGCTGGAGGAGCTGCGAACAATACTCATATTGGTTTTGAAATTTGCGAGGACGGTTTGACCGATGCCTCGTATTTTTCTGCTGTTTATAAGGAGGCTGTGGAGCTATGTGTATATCTTTGCAAACTCTATGGGTTTAGTGAAAGAGATATCATTTGTCATAGCGAAGGTTATAGACGAGGCATTGCCAGTAATCATGCAGACGTGATGCATTGGTTTCCTAAGCATGGGAAGAGTATGGACACCTTTCGAGCGGAGGTAAAGAAACTATTAAGTGCTGAAAATAAAACAGTTGAGCCGGTGAAAAAGAAATATTACCGTGTGCAAATTGGTGCATACTCTGATAAATCAAATGCGAATGCACAGCTTGCCAAAGCTAAAAAGGCAGGCTTTACGGATGCATTTATTAAGTATGATTAA
- a CDS encoding SHOCT domain-containing protein: MNQHEDKKVMKISDEIIDKGIELKKMSQEQLQREFDYIQAEKLLRKMLQKGLITEVEFNKIDALNRQTFSPFLAEIMP, encoded by the coding sequence ATGAATCAGCATGAGGATAAAAAAGTCATGAAGATCTCGGATGAGATTATAGACAAAGGCATCGAATTAAAGAAAATGTCACAGGAGCAACTACAGCGTGAGTTTGATTATATTCAAGCAGAGAAATTACTTAGAAAGATGCTCCAAAAAGGTTTAATAACTGAAGTAGAATTCAACAAGATAGACGCATTAAACCGCCAAACTTTCTCCCCCTTTTTAGCAGAAATAATGCCCTGA